In one Pygocentrus nattereri isolate fPygNat1 chromosome 21, fPygNat1.pri, whole genome shotgun sequence genomic region, the following are encoded:
- the LOC108436448 gene encoding zinc finger protein 691-like, whose protein sequence is MARMEHLNSFFIERLMSVAGEIFEAVKDTVSEYQEEIERTKQENRRLREILTEISLSASSEIRAADVRHSRAGGAPLEQDSNQRPLNSDPSVLQLKLELATIKQEAEPQLPLNDAPTSTSPCAQSAHDTWTSHADGVLLEQQNSSQGPQDPEPALIQVKLELATLQDEHGPPQLLTKEKHGGDQEPDRCVSFNALGMEGRKDDCLRRDSFIAIKLEPCNSQVPQLSSAQIQSGHHLDSMESETGICPRPHCNQICDDLSSVAAHSQSHLPEKAFTCSVCDKPLSRAWLLKKHMITCHKERPYRCDLCGKSYGDAHVLRVHLKTHSTERPFRCNSCGKMYKKKSHLKDHERTHTGDKRYSCSACGMCFIWTNQVKVHIQNHHRGQLATVIKKSIA, encoded by the exons ATGGCTAGAATGGAGCACTTGAATTCTTTTTTTATCGAGCGGTTAATGTCAGTCGCTGGAGAGATATTTGAAGCAGTTAAAGACACGGTTTCTGAGTACcaggaagagatagagagaactAAGCAAGAGAACCGCCGCCTGAGGGAAATACTGACCGAGATTAGCCTTAGCGCTAGCAGCGAGATTCGAGCAGCAG ATGTACGACACAGTCGTGCTGGTGGAGCTCCTCTTGAGCAAGACTCCAACCAAAGGCCCCTGAACTCGGATCCTTCAGTATTGCAGCTGAAGCTGGAGCTTGCCACCATAAAGCAGGAGGCTGAGCCACAGCTGCCACTGAATGATGCCCCTACAAGCACTTCTCCTTGTGCACAGAGTGCCCATG ACACATGGACTAGCCATGCAGATGGAGTACTTCTtgaacagcaaaacagcagcCAGGGCCCACAGGACCCAGAGCCTGCACTAATACAAGTGAAGCTTGAACTCGCCACCTTACAGGATGAACACGGGCCTCCACAGCTCTTGACCAAAGAAAAGCATGGTGGTGACCAGGAGCCAGATCGCTGTGTTTCATTTAATGCTTTGGGTATGGAAGGAAGAAAAGATGACTGTCTACGCAGGGACTCCTTTATCGCGATCAAGTTAGAGCCATGCAACTCCCAAGTGCCACAGTTGTCCTCAGCTCAGATTCAGAGTGGTCATCACCTGGATTCTATGGAATCTGAGACAGGGATCTGTCCCAGGCCTCACTGTAACCAAATATGCGATGATCTATCCAGTGTAGCAGCGCACTCCCAAAGCCATTTACCTGAGAAAGCTTTCACCTGTTCTGTGTGTGATAAACCATTAAGTAGAGCCTGGTTATTGAAGAAACACATGATTACGTGTCACAAAGAAAGACCGTACCGCTGTGACTTGTGTGGAAAGAGCTATGGTGATGCTCATGTGCTTAGAGTCCATCTCAAAACTCATTCCACAGAGAGACCCTTTCGGTGTAATTCCTGTGGCAAAATGTACAAGAAGAAAAGTCATTTGAAGGACCATGAGAGGACTCACACGGGAGACAAGCGCTACAGCTGCTCGGCATGtggaatgtgttttatttggaCAAACCAGGTCAAGGTACACATTCAGAATCATCATCGTGGGCAGTTGGCTACAGTTATTAAGAAATCTATAGCATAA
- the LOC108435135 gene encoding zinc finger protein 667-like produces the protein MTKLDAFNSFLRERLFCVAEEIFHAVQEIVCEQQDELKRAEEEICLLRRELAAASLNNKETDIQASHPGLCTEQQQSQNEPVSSESSLIQVKLELCALQQDAEPQLLSSASTCSSSSSVKSTDVQKKTLCLPPKTKESEGLKMNSYISINLVPCDALLCSENLNSSAVRNQTAKDGCVVGIKEEDVHSCPYCDASFHDFSQLISHMECHKNSLDPLQCQICGKHFNHRMTWKNHMVVHQKIRPFRCKFCSKGFNQKGHLKEHERIHTGEKPFGCSICGKHFTQFNHVRAHIRNHHQNK, from the exons ATGACGAAATTAGACGCCTTTAATTCATTCCTGAGGGAACGATTATTCTGCGTGGCTGAAGAAATCTTTCATGCTGTTCAGGAAATCGTCTGCGAACAACAGGATGAATTAAAACGCGCCGAAGAGGAGATCTGTCTCCTGAGGAGAGAGCTGGCTGCAGCGAGCCTCAACAACAAGGAAACAG ATATTCAGGCCAGCCATCCAGGACTTTGTACTGAACAGCAGCAATCCCAAAATGAACCAGTGAGTTCAGAGTCTTCATTAATTCAGGTGAAACTGGAGCTTTGCGCCCTTCAGCAGGACGCAGAGCCACAGCTATTGAGCAGTGCCTCGACATGCAGCAGCTCTTCCTCTGTAAAGTCAACTGACGTTCAGAAAAAAACTCTGTGCTTGCctccaaaaacaaaagagagtgAAGGTCTAAAGATGAATTCCTATATCTCAATCAACCTGGTACCTTGTGATGCCCTGCTCTGCTCCGAAAATCTGAACTCAAGTGCAGTGAGAAACCAAACTGCAAAAGATGGTTGTGTGGTGGGTATAAAAGAGGAAGATGTTCATTCTTGTCCCTATTGTGACGCATCTTTTCATGATTTTTCTCAGCTAATATCTCACATGGAATGTCACAAAAATTCGTTGGATCCTCTCCAGTGTCAGATCTGTGGCAAGCATTTCAATCATCGTATGACCTGGAAAAACCATATGGTTGTGCACCAGAAAATAAGGCCCTTCCGTTGCAAGTTTTGCAGTAAGGGATTCAATCAGAAAGGTCATCTGAAGGAGCACGAGAGGATCCATACAGGTGAAAAGCCTTTTGGCTGCTCAATATGTGGGAAACACTTCACTCAGTTCAATCATGTAAGGGCGCATATTCGCAATCATCATCAGAACAAATAG